A window of Nitrososphaerota archaeon contains these coding sequences:
- a CDS encoding class I SAM-dependent methyltransferase, producing MVSDRRIPLFLTDNFLRRLFFPPKKILSKFISAGRVVADIGSGPGFFTIAMAEMVGKEGQVYAADFDSKTIEALTRKAERHNYSDIIEARTTSAADLSFIPDASVDFAFSNGLLCCMLDHEGAVREVERILKPDGKAYLSVTKRLRRKDPRTVGEDEWHNLLQRFNVVSQGEGFIARWAVVSTKSTDQTRSASKIESLKEDRKLKERKDLVESKQHISCCSP from the coding sequence ATGGTTAGCGATAGACGTATTCCGCTCTTTTTGACGGACAATTTCCTGAGACGACTTTTCTTTCCCCCTAAGAAGATATTGTCAAAGTTCATCTCTGCAGGACGAGTCGTTGCAGATATTGGGTCGGGTCCAGGTTTCTTCACGATTGCAATGGCTGAGATGGTCGGAAAAGAGGGCCAAGTCTATGCAGCTGATTTTGACAGTAAAACAATCGAAGCCCTGACTCGTAAAGCAGAGAGGCATAACTATTCGGATATTATAGAGGCTAGAACGACCTCCGCCGCAGATCTAAGCTTCATTCCTGACGCTAGCGTAGACTTTGCTTTTTCAAATGGACTGCTTTGCTGCATGCTAGACCATGAAGGAGCAGTTCGCGAAGTAGAGCGAATATTGAAGCCTGATGGCAAAGCATACCTGAGTGTCACAAAGAGGCTTCGAAGGAAAGACCCGCGAACAGTAGGAGAAGATGAGTGGCACAACCTGCTCCAAAGGTTCAACGTGGTAAGTCAAGGCGAAGGCTTCATAGCTCGGTGGGCGGTGGTAAGCACCAAAAGTACCGATCAAACCCGCTCAGCCTCCAAGATAGAAAGCCTCAAAGAAGATCGTAAGCTAAAAGAGAGGAAAGACCTAGTGGAGAGCAAGCAGCACATCTCATGCTGCTCACCATAA